The proteins below are encoded in one region of Brachyspira hampsonii:
- a CDS encoding CheR family methyltransferase, whose product MEDINEHMPALSDAEFNELVKIIYDKTRIQMTSHKRALVTSRLSKRLRALKMNSFREYIDFVKNAKDEELTNFVNAVTTNKTDFFRENKHFEYMKSTFLPEWEKNFKAGKVKNLRIWSAACSTGEEPYTIQMTLHEYFGSNYDKYDIKVLASDIDTNVLAHGRAGIYKDESVDPIQDNILRKYFLRGTGDKEGLYKVKDILKKNLFFRQLNFKDEDFDIHTQFDLIFCRNVIIYFDKEFQKELFNKFHRYLKDDGLVFIGHSETLFGVSDKFKYVASNIYKKI is encoded by the coding sequence ATGGAAGATATAAATGAGCATATGCCTGCTTTAAGCGATGCTGAGTTTAATGAATTAGTTAAAATTATTTATGATAAAACTAGAATACAAATGACTAGTCATAAGAGAGCTTTAGTAACTTCTAGATTGAGTAAGAGACTAAGAGCTTTAAAAATGAACTCTTTCAGAGAATATATAGATTTTGTTAAAAATGCTAAAGATGAGGAATTGACAAATTTTGTTAATGCTGTTACTACTAATAAAACTGACTTCTTTAGAGAAAATAAGCATTTTGAATATATGAAAAGTACATTTCTTCCAGAGTGGGAAAAAAATTTTAAAGCAGGAAAAGTTAAAAATCTTAGAATATGGTCAGCAGCTTGCTCGACCGGAGAAGAGCCCTACACTATTCAAATGACTTTGCATGAGTATTTTGGTTCTAACTATGATAAGTATGACATAAAAGTTTTGGCTAGTGATATAGATACTAATGTATTAGCTCATGGAAGAGCTGGTATTTATAAAGATGAATCTGTTGATCCAATACAGGATAACATATTAAGAAAATACTTTTTAAGAGGTACAGGCGATAAAGAAGGATTATATAAAGTTAAGGATATCTTAAAAAAGAATTTATTTTTTAGACAATTAAATTTTAAAGATGAAGATTTTGATATTCATACTCAATTCGATTTGATATTTTGCAGGAATGTTATTATTTATTTTGATAAAGAATTCCAAAAGGAATTATTTAATAAATTTCATAGATATTTGAAAGATGACGGTTTAGTATTTATAGGACACTCAGAAACATTATTCGGTGTATCTGATAAATTTAAATATGTAGCAAGCAATATCTATAAAAAGATTTAA
- a CDS encoding chemotaxis protein CheW gives MLDNQKINAANIPQVGGTSLEHDENISIEPSQQFLVFKIDNEEYALDVLSIEGIVGVTNITPVPGSPKFMRGLMNLRGNILHIVDIRIRFGLDRRDDHSIEDDVIIVISTTNRKFGILADMVSDVITVYESQMTETPIDNMRGLQISNVIRLENKIIMVLPIEEIIKSNDANNQTV, from the coding sequence ATGTTAGATAATCAAAAAATAAATGCAGCTAATATACCTCAGGTTGGAGGTACATCTTTAGAACATGATGAAAATATTTCTATTGAACCTAGCCAGCAATTTTTAGTATTTAAAATAGACAATGAAGAATATGCTCTTGATGTATTAAGTATTGAAGGTATTGTAGGTGTAACTAATATAACTCCTGTTCCCGGCAGCCCTAAATTTATGAGAGGACTTATGAATTTGAGAGGTAATATTCTTCATATAGTTGATATAAGAATAAGATTTGGTTTAGATAGAAGAGACGATCATTCTATTGAAGATGATGTTATTATAGTAATATCAACTACTAATAGAAAATTTGGTATATTGGCTGATATGGTAAGCGATGTTATTACAGTTTATGAAAGTCAGATGACAGAAACCCCTATTGATAATATGAGAGGACTTCAAATTTCTAATGTTATTAGATTAGAAAATAAGATTATTATGGTTCTTCCTATAGAAGAAATTATAAAATCTAATGATGCCAATAATCAAACAGTATAA